The following proteins are co-located in the Pseudomonas sp. ATCC 13867 genome:
- a CDS encoding LysR family transcriptional regulator, giving the protein MKAHSDELKTFATVIDCGSITAAAEQLGLTPSAVSRALSKLEEKLGTTLLNRTTRRMKLTEEGEFFLEHARHILEQMDALEERLALRQQSPAGRLRINAASPFMLHAVVPHIGAFRERYPDIELQLNTNDLNIDLLEQSTDIAIRIGQLADSSLHARPLGSSRLNLLASPQYLERHGMPADLDELLGRTLLGFTQPEALNIWPLRHAGGDTLAITPRLSASSGETLRQLALSGQGIACLASFMTCTDIQAGRLVRVLPELTSERRQPIHAVYYRNSQLALRIQCFLDFIQQRLAQSLDSAG; this is encoded by the coding sequence ATGAAAGCCCATTCCGACGAACTCAAGACCTTCGCCACGGTGATCGACTGCGGCTCCATCACCGCCGCCGCCGAGCAGTTGGGCCTGACCCCCTCGGCGGTCAGCCGCGCGCTGTCGAAGCTGGAGGAAAAGCTCGGCACCACCCTGCTCAACCGCACCACGCGGCGGATGAAGCTGACCGAGGAAGGCGAGTTCTTCCTCGAACACGCGCGGCACATCCTCGAGCAGATGGACGCCCTCGAAGAACGCCTCGCCCTGCGCCAGCAATCCCCCGCCGGGCGCCTGCGGATCAACGCCGCCTCGCCGTTCATGCTGCACGCGGTGGTGCCACACATCGGCGCCTTCCGCGAGCGCTACCCGGACATCGAACTGCAGCTCAACACCAACGACCTGAACATCGACCTGCTGGAACAGAGCACCGATATCGCCATCCGCATCGGCCAGCTCGCCGACTCCAGTCTGCACGCCCGCCCCCTGGGCAGTAGCCGGCTGAACCTGCTGGCCTCGCCGCAGTACCTGGAACGCCACGGCATGCCGGCCGACCTGGACGAGCTGCTGGGCCGCACACTGCTCGGTTTCACCCAGCCCGAGGCGCTGAACATCTGGCCGCTGCGCCATGCCGGCGGCGACACCCTGGCGATCACCCCGCGTCTCTCCGCTTCCAGCGGCGAGACTCTGCGCCAGCTGGCCCTGAGCGGCCAGGGCATCGCCTGCCTGGCGAGCTTCATGACCTGCACCGACATCCAGGCCGGGCGCCTGGTACGGGTACTGCCGGAACTGACCAGCGAGCGCCGCCAGCCGATCCACGCGGTGTACTACCGCAACTCGCAGCTGGCCCTGCGCATCCAGTGCTTCCTCGACTTCATCCAGCAACGCCTGGCGCAATCTCTGGACAGCGCCGGCTGA
- a CDS encoding ATP-binding cassette domain-containing protein codes for MFELENVSFSVPGRTLLQPLSLQLAHGSMIGLIGHNGSGKSTLLKLLARQQQASGGSIRLDGKPLQDWGNRDFARQVAYLPQQLPQTDGLTVRELVAFGRYPWHGALGRITGEDRKQIDRALELTDTQVFADRPVDLLSGGERQRVWLAMLLAQNSRFLLLDEPTSALDIAHQVEVLSRVHELSRELDLGVLVVLHDINMAARYCDHLIALHGGRLLAQGSPAQLMHGETLEGIYGIPMGVLANPVDGSPISYLR; via the coding sequence ATGTTCGAACTGGAAAATGTCAGTTTCAGCGTCCCCGGCCGCACGCTCCTGCAACCGCTGAGCCTGCAACTCGCCCACGGCAGCATGATCGGCCTGATCGGCCACAACGGCTCGGGCAAATCGACCCTGCTCAAGCTGCTGGCCCGCCAGCAGCAGGCCAGCGGCGGCAGCATCCGCCTGGACGGCAAGCCGCTGCAGGACTGGGGCAACCGCGACTTCGCGCGCCAGGTGGCCTACCTGCCGCAGCAGTTGCCGCAAACCGACGGCCTGACCGTGCGCGAGCTGGTCGCCTTCGGCCGCTATCCGTGGCACGGCGCGCTGGGCCGCATCACCGGCGAGGACCGCAAGCAGATCGACCGCGCCCTGGAGCTGACCGACACCCAGGTCTTCGCCGACCGCCCGGTGGACCTGCTCTCCGGCGGCGAGCGCCAGCGCGTCTGGCTGGCCATGCTGCTGGCGCAGAACAGCCGCTTCCTGCTGCTGGACGAGCCGACGTCCGCACTGGACATCGCCCACCAGGTGGAAGTGCTCTCCCGCGTCCACGAACTCAGCCGCGAGCTGGACCTGGGCGTGCTGGTGGTGCTGCACGACATCAACATGGCGGCGCGCTACTGCGACCACCTGATCGCGCTGCACGGCGGCCGCCTGCTGGCCCAGGGCAGCCCGGCGCAACTGATGCACGGCGAGACGCTGGAAGGTATCTACGGCATTCCTATGGGCGTGCTGGCCAATCCGGTGGACGGCTCGCCGATCAGTTACCTGCGTTAA
- a CDS encoding MFS transporter has translation MPLALLALTLSAFAIGTTEFVIVGLIPTIATDLGVTLPSAGLLVSLYALSVAIGAPLLTAMTGRIPRKALLVGLMALFTVGNLVAWQAPGYESLIIARILTGLAHGVFFSVGSIIATSLVSKDKAASAIATMFSGMTVAFVTGIPLGTFIGQHLGWRVTFLVVAAFGVVALLGSLLLVPKSIQHTPPAPLLRQARVLLQPRLLLVYAMTAVGYGGSLIAFTFLAPILQDLAGFSPNMVGVVLLAYGVSVAIGNIWGGRLADERGPVSALKIIFGLLAAVLLVLTVTVGNPWLVVLTVLAWGAVAFGNVPGLQVYVVQQAERVAPDAVDVASGFNIAAFNLGVAGGSWAGGLVVSHLGLGHTPWIAAVVTLAAFGLTALSGRLDRRTATEPTAAGALPTH, from the coding sequence ATGCCCCTCGCACTCCTGGCGCTGACCCTGAGCGCCTTCGCCATCGGCACGACGGAGTTCGTCATCGTCGGCCTGATTCCGACCATCGCCACCGACCTGGGCGTCACCCTGCCCTCCGCCGGCCTGCTGGTCAGCCTCTACGCCCTGAGCGTGGCCATCGGCGCACCGTTGCTCACCGCCATGACCGGGCGGATTCCGCGCAAGGCGCTGCTGGTCGGCCTGATGGCGCTGTTCACCGTCGGCAACCTGGTGGCCTGGCAGGCGCCCGGCTACGAATCGCTGATCATCGCGCGCATCCTCACGGGCCTGGCCCACGGCGTGTTCTTCTCGGTCGGTTCGATCATCGCCACCAGCCTGGTGAGCAAGGACAAGGCCGCCAGCGCCATCGCCACCATGTTCAGCGGCATGACCGTGGCCTTCGTCACCGGCATCCCGCTGGGTACCTTCATCGGCCAGCACCTGGGCTGGCGCGTGACCTTCCTGGTGGTGGCCGCCTTTGGCGTGGTCGCCCTGCTCGGCAGCCTGCTGCTCGTGCCCAAGAGCATCCAGCACACCCCGCCGGCGCCGCTGCTGCGCCAGGCTCGCGTGCTGCTGCAACCGCGCCTGCTGCTGGTCTACGCGATGACGGCGGTGGGCTACGGCGGCTCGCTGATCGCCTTCACCTTCCTCGCGCCGATCCTCCAGGACCTGGCCGGTTTCAGCCCGAACATGGTCGGCGTGGTCCTCCTGGCCTACGGTGTCTCGGTGGCCATCGGCAATATCTGGGGCGGTCGCCTGGCCGATGAACGCGGTCCGGTAAGCGCGCTGAAGATCATCTTCGGCCTGCTGGCGGCGGTGCTGCTGGTGCTGACCGTCACCGTCGGCAACCCGTGGCTGGTGGTGCTCACCGTGCTGGCCTGGGGCGCCGTGGCCTTCGGCAACGTGCCCGGCCTGCAGGTGTATGTCGTGCAACAGGCCGAGCGCGTGGCGCCGGATGCGGTGGACGTGGCCTCGGGCTTCAACATCGCCGCCTTCAACCTCGGCGTGGCCGGCGGCTCCTGGGCCGGCGGCCTTGTGGTGAGCCACCTGGGCCTGGGCCATACACCCTGGATCGCCGCCGTGGTGACGCTCGCCGCCTTCGGCCTGACCGCCCTGAGCGGCCGCCTGGACCGTCGCACGGCCACGGAACCGACCGCCGCCGGCGCGCTTCCCACTCACTGA
- the dkgB gene encoding 2,5-didehydrogluconate reductase DkgB — MSVPAFGLGTFRLKGQTVIDSIRSAIDLGYRAIDTAQIYGNEADVGEAIAAAGVPRDVLYLTTKIWTENYAADKLIPSLKDSLHKLRTDRVELTLIHWPSPRGAVPVAEFMGALAEAKAQGLTGEIGVSNFTVALMREAIAAVGAGQIATNQVELHPYLQNRKVADFARSQGIHLTSYMTLGYGKVLHDPLIAEIAKRHNATPAQVTLAWAMQLGYSVIPSSTKRENLEGNLRAVDLRLSDADMAAIATLDRNQRITSPESLAPAWD; from the coding sequence ATGAGCGTACCCGCCTTCGGCCTCGGCACCTTCCGCCTCAAGGGCCAGACCGTCATCGACTCGATCCGCAGCGCCATCGACCTGGGCTACCGCGCCATCGACACCGCGCAGATCTACGGCAACGAGGCGGATGTCGGCGAAGCCATCGCCGCTGCCGGCGTACCGCGTGACGTGCTGTACCTGACCACCAAGATCTGGACCGAGAACTATGCCGCCGACAAGCTGATCCCCAGCCTCAAGGACAGCCTGCACAAGCTGCGCACCGACCGCGTCGAGCTGACCCTGATCCACTGGCCCTCGCCCAGGGGCGCGGTGCCGGTCGCCGAGTTCATGGGCGCCCTGGCCGAGGCCAAGGCCCAGGGCCTGACCGGCGAGATCGGCGTGTCCAACTTCACCGTCGCGCTGATGCGCGAAGCCATCGCCGCCGTCGGCGCCGGGCAGATCGCCACCAACCAGGTGGAGCTGCACCCCTACCTGCAGAACCGCAAGGTGGCCGACTTCGCCAGGAGCCAGGGCATTCACCTCACCTCCTACATGACCCTGGGCTATGGCAAGGTGCTGCACGACCCGCTGATCGCTGAAATCGCCAAGCGCCACAACGCTACCCCGGCACAGGTCACGCTGGCCTGGGCGATGCAACTGGGCTACTCGGTGATCCCGTCCTCCACCAAGCGCGAGAACCTGGAAGGCAACCTGCGCGCGGTCGACCTGCGCCTGAGCGACGCCGACATGGCCGCCATCGCCACGCTGGATCGCAACCAACGCATCACCAGCCCGGAAAGCCTGGCGCCCGCCTGGGACTGA